One window from the genome of Oreochromis niloticus isolate F11D_XX linkage group LG20, O_niloticus_UMD_NMBU, whole genome shotgun sequence encodes:
- the LOC106098218 gene encoding trichohyalin has protein sequence MSSLSYFDMQMLRNEIENYKQAEKLQLEEIHEKNCRISSLEASLTKEQELVAKMKEESKEMQVLRNEIQKYKQAEKLQFEEISEKNCRISTLEASLKEEQELVAKMTEESKEMQVLRNEIEKYKQAEKLQFEEISEKNCRISTLEASLKEEQELVAKMTEESKDEKMEKMENVLLETKSQLRSAESQNVDLTNKYEAKLRALHKAIKHLENKCATEKMMRDKKEKEVESLVVLKIKNEQEKQELMMKLSKTTDEKNEKVKELQKQHEMLQTEIQNHEKYIHRNDFLERRIDELLTLPREVYCRQQKVKSVEEEKEKLQAELKKCQRQNEEYRAGKRWATDEKNKLTKKNDELKARLREKERNNITLRKELKAKVLESESQIKELPRQRLTIDHLEKCLKVKTKQIIIFEKEMQESGKKISSQENKIAHLKTALSKAENDLELEIKRTENLRSDKVLLSETKFCIEKELYTARDTIKTLLNKIKEKAQELQETKVDLANAKTSYNAVKTELDIIKQQQADLKTEHEKQLSSGNDNLFAVKSKMTQTVEDKEKVEKALAKSRHTVFKLEQVIEELETDIGIQREKNAVQKKENDDLLQQLKVIYDTLGHTVQVEKKASPEQQRKDGDEKIAQKKVRFDLRNVEYFPSKDDNELKEQQKEIRDLKGKMGNKLTTYDSKLPLISTRAQSKTVDNSNKQSESRSSLNLKSTVTLKAEEERVHPHPPVSKSQATLRRVYNPGAKTIKRRPSAKPKHI, from the coding sequence ATGAGTTCCCTAAGCTACTTTGATATGCAGATGCTCAGAAATGAGATAGAAAATTACAAACAAGCTGAAAAACTTCAGCTTGAGGAAATCCATGAAAAGAATTGTAGGATTTCAAGTCTTGAGGCATCTTTGACAAAAGAGCAGGAACTGGTTGCAAAGATGAAAGAGGAGTCCAAAGAAATGCAGGTGCTCAGAAATGAAATACAAAAGTACAAACAAGCTGAAAAGCTTCAGTTCGAGGAAATTAGTGAAAAGAATTGTAGGATTTCAACTCTTGAAGCATCTTTGAAAGAAGAACAGGAACTGGTTGCTAAGATGACAGAGGAGTCCAAAGAAATGCAGGTGCTCAGAAATGAAATAGAAAAGTACAAACAAGCTGAAAAGCTTCAGTTCGAGGAAATTAGTGAAAAGAATTGTAGGATTTCAACTCTTGAGGCATCTTTGAAAGAAGAACAGGAACTGGTTGCAAAGATGACAGAGGAATCCAAAGatgaaaagatggaaaaaatggaaaatgttttGCTGGAAACCAAATCCCAGCTAAGGTCCGCAGAGTCACAGAATGTAGATCTCACAAACAAATATGAGGCAAAACTTCGGGCTCTTCATAAGGCAATCAAACACCTTGAAAATAAGTGTGCCACTGAAAAAATGATGCGGgacaagaaagaaaaggaggtgGAATCTCTGGTTGTacttaaaatcaaaaatgaGCAGGAAAAACAAGAACTCATGATGAAGCTAAGCAAGACGActgatgaaaaaaatgaaaaagttaaAGAACTGCAGAAACAACATGAGATGCTTCAAACTGAGATTCAGAACCATGAGAAGTACATTCATCGTAATGACTTCCTTGAAAGAAGGATAGACGAGCTTCTTACACTACCTAGGGAGGTGTACTGCCGTCAACAGAAAGTTAAAAGtgtggaagaagaaaaagagaaactacAGGCTGAACTTAAAAAGTGTCAAAGACAAAATGAGGAGTATAGAGCAGGAAAGCGCTGGGCAACAGACGAGAAAAACAaactgacaaagaaaaatgatgaaCTGAAAGCACGTCTTAGGGAGAAGGAACGTAACAATATAACGTTGAGGAAAGAGTTAAAAGCCAAAGTCCTGGAATCTGAAAGTCAGATAAAGGAGCTGCCAAGGCAACGTTTAACTATCGACCACCTGGAAAAATGTCTTAAGGTTAAAACTAAGCAAATAATTATATTTGAAAAGGAGATGCAGGAATCTGGGAAGAAAATTTCATCCCAAGAAAATAAGATAGCCCATCTGAAAACTGCTCTTAGCAAAGCAGAAAACGATCTGGAACTGGAGATAAAGAGAACTGAAAATCTTAGGTCTGATAAAGTGCTCCTTTCTGAGACAAAGTTCTGCATTGAGAAAGAACTCTATACAGCTAGAGACACTATAAAGACACTTCtgaataaaatcaaagaaaaggcTCAAGAACTCCAAGAGACGAAAGTAGACCTTGCCAATGCTAAGACCAGCTATAATGCTGTAAAGACTGAGCTGGATATTATCAAACAGCAGCAGGCAGATCTAAAGACAGAACACGAGAAACAGCTTAGCTCTGGAAATGACAACCTCTTTGCAGTGAAGTCAAAGATGACGCAAACTGTGGAGGACAAAGAAAAGGTTGAGAAAGCTCTGGCAAAGTCCAGACACACAGTATTTAAGCTTGAGCAAGTAATAGAAGAACTGGAAACTGACATTGGCATTCAACGAGAAAAGAATGCagtacagaaaaaagaaaatgatgatCTGCTGCAACAGCTGAAGGTAATTTATGACACGCTCGGCCACACTGTGCAAGTCGAGAAAAAAGCCTCCCCAGAGCAGCAAAGAAAGGATGGGGATGAAAAAATAGCCCAGAAAAAGGTGAGATTTGACCTGAGAAATGTGGAATACTTTCCATCCAAAGATGACAATGAGctgaaagaacaacagaaagaaaTCAGAGACCTTAAGGGCAAAATGGGTAACAAGCTTACCACATATGACAGTAAGCTACCTCTTATTTCCACTAGGGCCCAGTCTAAAACTGTAGACAACTCAAACAAGCAGTCTGAGTCTAGGAGCTCACTCAACCTCAAGTCTACTGTTACTCTCAAGGCAGAAGAAGAAAGGGTTCATCCCCATCCACCTGTAAGTAAATCCCAGGCCACTCTACGTAGAGTATACAATCCTGGTGCAAAAACAATCAAGCGCCGGCCTTCAGCCAAACCCAAACACATCTAA
- the LOC109196174 gene encoding golgin subfamily A member 4-like produces MTEESKDEKMEKMENVLLETKSQLRSAESQNVDLTNKYEAKLRALHKAIKHLENKCATEKMMRDKKEKEVESLVVLKIKNEQEKQELMMKLSKTTDEKNEKVKELQKQHEMLQTEIQNHEKYIHRNDFLERRIDELLTLPREVYCRQQKVKSVEEEKEKLQAELKKCQRQNEEYKAGKRWATDEKNKLTNENDELKARLREKECNKTMLRKEVKAKVLESESQIKELPRQRLTIDHLEKCLKVKTKQIIIFEKEMQESGKKISSQENKIAHLKTALSKAENDLELEIKRTENLRSDKVLLSETKFCIEKELYTARDTIKTLLNKIKEKAQELQETKVDLDNAKTSYNAVKTELDIIKQQQADLKTEHEKQLSSGNDNLFAVKSKMTQTVEDKEEVEKALAKSKHTVFKLEQVIEELETDIGIQREKNAVQKKENDDLLQQLKGLYDTLGHTVQVEKKASPEQQRKDGDEKIAQKKVRFDLRNVEYFPSKDDNELKEQQKEIRDLKGKMGNKLTTYDSKLPIISTRAQSKTVDNSNKQSESRSSLNLKSTVTLKAEEERVHPHPPVSKSQATLRRVYNPGAKTIKHRPSAKPKHI; encoded by the coding sequence ATGACAGAGGAATCCAAAGatgaaaagatggaaaaaatggaaaatgttttGCTGGAAACCAAATCCCAGCTAAGGTCCGCAGAGTCACAGAATGTAGATCTCACAAACAAATATGAGGCAAAACTTCGGGCTCTTCATAAGGCAATCAAACACCTTGAAAATAAGTGTGCCACTGAAAAAATGATGCGGgacaagaaagaaaaggaggtgGAATCTCTGGTTGTacttaaaatcaaaaatgaGCAGGAAAAACAAGAACTCATGATGAAGCTAAGCAAGACGActgatgaaaaaaatgaaaaagttaaAGAACTGCAGAAACAACATGAGATGCTTCAAACTGAGATTCAGAACCATGAGAAGTACATTCATCGTAATGACTTCCTTGAAAGAAGGATAGACGAGCTTCTTACACTACCTAGGGAGGTGTACTGCCGTCAACAGAAAGTTAAAAGtgtggaagaagaaaaagagaaactacAGGCTGAACTTAAAAAGTGTCAAAGACAAAATGAGGAGTATAAAGCAGGAAAGCGCTGGGCAACAGACGAGAAAAACAAACTGACAAACGAAAATGATGAACTGAAAGCACGTCTTAGGGAGAAGGAATGTAACAAGACAATGTTGAGGAAAGAGGTAAAAGCCAAAGTCCTGGAATCTGAAAGTCAGATAAAGGAGCTGCCAAGGCAACGTTTAACTATCGACCACCTGGAAAAATGTCTTAAGGTTAAAACTAAGCAAATAATTATATTTGAAAAGGAGATGCAGGAATCTGGGAAGAAAATTTCATCCCAAGAAAATAAGATAGCCCATCTGAAAACTGCTCTTAGCAAAGCAGAAAACGATCTGGAACTGGAGATAAAGAGAACTGAAAATCTTAGGTCTGATAAAGTGCTCCTTTCTGAGACAAAGTTCTGCATTGAGAAAGAACTCTATACAGCTAGAGACACTATAAAGACACTTCtgaataaaatcaaagaaaaggccCAAGAACTCCAAGAGACGAAAGTAGACCTTGACAATGCTAAGACCAGCTATAATGCTGTAAAGACTGAGCTGGATATTATCAAACAGCAGCAGGCAGATCTAAAGACAGAACACGAGAAACAGCTTAGCTCTGGAAATGACAACCTCTTTGCAGTGAAGTCAAAGATGACGCAAACTGTGGAGGACAAAGAAGAGGTTGAGAAAGCTCTGGCAAAGTCCAAACACACAGTATTTAAGCTTGAGCAAGTAATAGAAGAACTGGAAACTGACATTGGCATTCAACGAGAAAAGAATGCagtacagaaaaaagaaaatgatgatCTGCTGCAACAGCTGAAGGGACTTTATGACACGCTCGGCCACACTGTGCAAGTCGAGAAAAAAGCCTCCCCAGAGCAGCAAAGAAAGGATGGGGATGAAAAAATAGCCCAGAAAAAGGTGAGATTTGACCTGAGAAATGTGGAATACTTTCCATCCAAAGATGACAATGAGctgaaagaacaacagaaagaaaTCAGAGACCTTAAGGGCAAAATGGGTAACAAGCTTACCACATATGACAGTAAGCTACCTATTATTTCCACTAGGGCCCAGTCTAAAACTGTAGACAACTCAAACAAGCAGTCTGAGTCTAGGAGCTCACTCAACCTCAAGTCTACTGTTACTCTCAAGGCAGAAGAAGAAAGGGTTCATCCCCATCCACCTGTAAGTAAATCCCAGGCAACTCTACGTAGAGTATACAATCCTGGTGCAAAAACAATCAAGCACCGGCCTTCAGCCAAACCCAAACACATCTAA
- the nsun5 gene encoding 28S rRNA (cytosine-C(5))-methyltransferase, with the protein MALYLKAAEIMEKVEGKQGALKTLVYDSQFKNIKQLFALVCETQKFSSILQEIIESTKLLRHTKLKMPLAKVLVYDLLIGQGLKCGGSWKAMMMKHRSRLQAELARMKVKQKVSRNEDLLPCSVKHPAGDQLPRYVRVNTLKTTVEDVVDYLKRDGFSYLGKASRLEDLSLKDRYFLSDLHLPELLVFSPKTDFHDHFLYKAGHIVLQDKASCLPAHLLSPSPGSHIIDACAAPGNKTSQLAAIMKNKGRLFAFDLDGKRLATMSTLLLRAGVTCQQLANQDFLKVDPDNPQYKDVEYILLDPSCSGSGMVCLQDNTSADQEKEQARLASLASFQLRCLNHALRFPRLKRLVYSTCSIHKQENEEVVAACLQQNPGFRLVPLLAEWPERGLEPLPQCLRASTAKTLTHGFFVALLEKHSEPGNTKQELVVQRSGPEVKPRNLPSSEKRPAASEEDSEASETEDRPTPVGGQTGSKPNNKKRRKRKKKKKGAETAE; encoded by the exons ATGGCTCTGTACCTGAAAGCAGCAGAGATCATGGAGAAGGTCGAGGGGAAACAGGGGGCTTTGAAAACTCTTGTTTACGACAGTCAATTCAAGAACATTAAGCAGCTGTTTGCTCTGGTTTGTGAGACCCAGAAGTTTTCCTCCATCCTGCAGGAGATCATCGAGTCCACCAAGCTACTCAGGCATACCAAGCTAAAGATGCCCCTGGCTAAGGTGCTCGTGTACGACCTGCTGATAGGCCAGGGGCTGAAGTGTGGCGGATCCTGGAAGGCCATGATGATGAAGCATCGCTCCAGGCTGCAGGCGGAGTTGGCTCGCATGAAAGTGAAGCAGAAGGTAAGCAGGAATGAAGACCTGCTTCCTTGCAGTGTCAAACACCCTGCGGGGGACCAGCTGCCTAGATATGTACGTGTGAACACTCTGAAGACCACTGTGGAGGATGTTGTGGACTACCTGAAGAGGGATGGCTTCTCCTACCTGGGGAAGGCTTCCAGGCTGGAAGACTTATCCCTGAAGGACAGATACTTTTTGAGTGACCTGCACCTGCCAGAGCTGCTCGTCTTCTCTCCTAAAACTGACTTCCATGACCACTTCCTGTACAAAGCAGGCCACATAGTTCTGCAGGACAAAGCCAGCTGCCTCCCAGCTCATCTCCTTAGTCCTTCACCTGGTAGCCACATCATTGATGCTTGTGCCGCACCCGGCAACAAAACCAGCCAGCTGGCAGCCATCATGAAGAACAAGGGCAGGCTGTTTGCTTTTGATTTGGATGGAAAGCGCTTGGCCACCATGTCAACTCTCCTGCTCCGTGCAGGGGTCACCTGTCAGCAGCTGGCCAACCAGGACTTCCTGAAGGTGGACCCCGACAACCCGCAGTATAAGGATGTTGAGTACATCCTGCTCGATCCCTCCTGCAGTGGTTCAG GTATGGTGTGCCTCCAGGACAACACCTCTGCTGACCAGGAGAAGGAGCAAGCTCGTCTGGCTTCTTTGGCCTCCTTCCAGCTGCGCTGCCTTAACCACGCTCTCAGGTTTCCCAGACTGAAGCGCCTGGTTTACTCCACCTGCTCCATCCACAAACAGGAGAACGAGGAAGTGGTAGCTGCCTGTCTGCAGCAGAACCCCGGCTTCAG ACTGGTTCCTCTGTTGGCTGAGTGGCCTGAGCGAGGCCTGGAGCCCCTCCCACAGTGTCTGCGTGCCAGCACCGCCAAGACCCTCACGCACGGCTTCTTCGTGGCCCTGCTGGAGAAACACAGCGAGCCTGGAAATACAAAGCAAGAACTGGTTGTTCAGAGAAG CGGCCCAGAGGTGAAACCACGCAATCTGCCTTCCTCTGAGAAGagacctgcagcttcagaagaaGACTCTGAAGCTTCAGAGACAGAGGACAGACCAACACCTGTAGGAGGACAGACTGGCAGCAAACCCAACaataagaagaggaggaagaggaagaaaaaaaagaagggggcAGAAACTGCAGAGTGA
- the LOC100689745 gene encoding uncharacterized oxidoreductase At1g06690, chloroplastic has translation MSSVPKVTLSGGLEICRVLNGMWQVSGAHGAVDKARAVEAMQEYVDAGLTTFDMADIYGPAEEIFGQFNSQLKSKSSGSPSPALQGLTKYVPRPGLMERKVVEKALQRSMTRMQVDTLDCVQFHWWDYRDKRYLEALGHLSDLQQEGVIRELALTNFDTQRLEEITGKGIRISSNQVQYSVIDQRPAARMEQFCVANNIKLLTYGTLAGGLLSERYLGKVEPMSRAELYTASLSKYKNMIDTWGGWSLFQDLLATLETVAKRHDSSIASVATRYVLDRPAVGGVIVGCRLGVAGAGQHISDSLRSCSSDLKLTAEDLSTIEAVTQRSRDLMAIIGDCGDEYRN, from the exons ATGTCCTCGGTGCCCAAAGTGACACTGTCCGGAGGTTTGGAGATCTGCCGGGTCCTGAACGGGATGTGGCAGGTGTCCGGGGCGCACGGAGCGGTGGATAAAGCCAGGGCAG TTGAGGCCATGCAGGAGTATGTAGATGCTGGTTTAACCACATTCGACATGGCAGACATTTACGGGCCTGCAGAGGAAATCTTTGGACAGTTTAACAGCCAG CTGAAGTCCAAATCCTCTGGGAGTCCCAGCCCGGCTCTGCAGGGTTTGACTAAATATGTGCCGAGACCTGGACTGATGGAGCGCAAG GTGGTGGAGAAGGCGTTGCAGCGGTCCATGACTCGAATGCAGGTGGACACCCTGGACTGTGTTCAGTTTCACTGGTGGGACTATAGAGACAAGAGATATCTGGAGGCACTGGGTCACCTCTCTGACCTGCAGCAGGAAGGAGTCATAC GTGAGCTCGCCCTCACTAACTTTGACACACAGAGGTTGGAAGAGATCACCGGCAAAGGCATCCGCATTTCCAGCAACCAG GTTCAGTACTCGGTGATTGACCAGCGACCTGCAGCCAGGATGGAGCAGTTCTGTGTGGCCAACAACATTAAGCTCCTCACTTACGGCACGCTCG CTGGCGGTCTGCTCTCTGAACGCTATCTCGGAAAGGTGGAGCCTATGTCTAGGGCGGAGCTCTACACCGCCTCCCTTTCCAAGTACAAGAACATGATCGACACTTGGGGTGGCTGGAGTCTTTTCCAAGATCTCCTCGCCACCTTGGAGACTGTAGCTAAGAGACATGACTCCTCAATAGCCAGCGTGGCGACGCGTTACGTGCTGGACCGGCCTGCAGTGGGTGGAGTCATTGTGGGTTGCCGGCTAGGCGTCGCAGGGGCGGGGCAGCACATCAGTGACAGCCTGCGTAGCTGCAGCTCTGACCTGAAGCTGACGGCTGAAGATCTCTCCACCATCGAAGCAGTGACACAACGCTCCAGGGACCTCATGGCGATCATCGGGGACTGTGGGGACGAGTACAGGAACTAA